A genomic window from Arthrobacter globiformis includes:
- a CDS encoding DUF2273 domain-containing protein, whose translation MSPTVVGIAVGAFVAFMSLQFGLWGFLISLLFMGIGALLGRAAEGKLDLRSVIDAISGRRSSS comes from the coding sequence GTGAGCCCTACTGTCGTTGGAATCGCCGTCGGCGCCTTCGTGGCGTTCATGTCACTACAGTTCGGCCTCTGGGGCTTCCTGATCTCCCTGCTGTTCATGGGAATCGGTGCGCTCCTGGGCCGCGCCGCAGAAGGGAAACTGGACCTGCGCAGCGTCATTGATGCCATCAGCGGCCGGCGCTCATCCTCATGA